A region of Cryptosporangium phraense DNA encodes the following proteins:
- a CDS encoding aminotransferase class IV translates to MANRALAVLGRGVLPVDTPIARADDAGLTRGDGMFETIHVRYGTPWQLDEHLARMEGSARILGIDLPPAAALAELVDQVLTDAHDDEEVAVKVVCTRGPEGADEPTVFATMFDVSPAQRAGRRDGIAVVSVTLGVSADVRAGAPWLLGGAKTLSYAVNMAALRHAAAAGADDALLVSSEGSVLEAPTATVVWAAGGALCTVPVDTGILAGTTVNYLLDRAGELGLSADRRRIQLDDLYAADEAWLCSSVRGAARIVQLDGKPIGEKGLTPGVQELLGFPSK, encoded by the coding sequence ATGGCTAACCGTGCGCTCGCTGTGCTCGGCCGCGGAGTACTCCCGGTCGACACCCCCATTGCCCGTGCTGACGACGCCGGCCTCACCCGCGGCGACGGCATGTTCGAGACCATCCACGTCCGTTACGGCACACCCTGGCAGCTCGACGAGCACCTGGCCCGGATGGAGGGCTCGGCCCGGATCCTGGGCATCGACCTCCCTCCGGCGGCCGCGCTCGCCGAGCTCGTCGATCAGGTCCTGACCGACGCCCACGACGACGAGGAGGTCGCGGTCAAGGTCGTCTGCACCCGCGGTCCCGAGGGCGCGGACGAGCCGACCGTCTTCGCGACGATGTTCGACGTCTCCCCGGCTCAGCGGGCCGGCCGGCGCGACGGCATCGCGGTCGTGTCGGTGACGCTGGGCGTGTCGGCCGACGTGCGGGCCGGCGCCCCCTGGCTGCTCGGGGGCGCGAAGACGCTCTCGTACGCGGTGAACATGGCCGCGCTCCGGCACGCGGCCGCGGCCGGTGCCGACGACGCGCTGCTGGTCTCGTCCGAGGGGTCCGTGCTGGAGGCGCCGACCGCGACCGTCGTCTGGGCGGCCGGCGGCGCGCTGTGCACGGTGCCGGTCGATACCGGGATCCTGGCCGGGACGACCGTGAACTACCTGCTCGACCGGGCCGGCGAGCTGGGGCTCAGCGCCGATCGCCGGCGCATCCAGCTCGACGACCTGTACGCGGCGGACGAGGCCTGGCTCTGTTCGAGCGTGCGGGGGGCGGCCCGGATCGTCCAGCTCGACGGCAAGCCCATCGGCGAGAAGGGCCTCACCCCGGGCGTCCAGGAGCTCCTCGGATTCCCGTCTAAATAA
- a CDS encoding Fur family transcriptional regulator: MALPSLTDALRSRGLRMTVQRQLVMEAVEKLGHATSEQVHAEVTKTAAGLNLTTVYRTLELLEEIGLVRHTHLIDTATTYHLAADQHIHLVCRNCRTVTEAPTGMLTDLATRLSDERGFTMDVGHVALFGMCGNCCDAGTAAPAGVPNPEV, from the coding sequence ATGGCGCTTCCGTCCCTGACCGACGCGCTGCGGTCCCGAGGCCTCCGGATGACCGTGCAGCGCCAGCTCGTCATGGAGGCCGTGGAGAAGCTCGGCCACGCCACCTCCGAGCAGGTCCACGCCGAGGTGACGAAGACCGCCGCCGGCCTGAACCTGACGACGGTCTACCGGACGCTGGAGCTGCTCGAAGAGATCGGGCTGGTGCGGCACACGCACCTGATCGACACCGCGACCACCTATCACCTCGCCGCCGACCAGCACATCCACCTCGTCTGCCGGAACTGCCGGACGGTGACCGAGGCCCCGACCGGGATGCTGACCGACCTGGCGACCCGCCTGTCCGACGAGCGCGGCTTCACGATGGACGTGGGGCACGTCGCACTGTTCGGCATGTGCGGGAATTGCTGCGACGCCGGCACTGCTGCACCTGCTGGAGTCCCCAACCCGGAGGTGTAG
- a CDS encoding YgfZ/GcvT domain-containing protein translates to MSLRAGAVMADGPDAGVAAHYGDPFREQRLLSEDVGVVDRSHRGVVAVPGVDRLSWLHSLTSQHVSALPAWSGTEALILSPHGHVEHHLQVADDGETTWLDVEPGTADDLTTYLQKMVFMMRVEPADVSAEWAVLSVVGPNASAAVGRLGVDLPAEPYGVAALPDGGLVRRTSFPGADLLVPRAALDATVDRLNAPLAGVWAYEALRVADRRPRLGFETDHRTIVQEPEWVPTAVHLEKGCYRGQETVARVHNLGRPPRRMVLLHLDGVSDELPAQGTPITLGDRPVGFVGTAVRHFEFGNIALGLIKRSTADDADLRIGETRAAID, encoded by the coding sequence GTGAGTCTTCGTGCCGGTGCCGTGATGGCCGACGGGCCCGACGCCGGGGTGGCGGCCCACTACGGCGACCCGTTCCGGGAGCAGCGGCTGCTCAGCGAGGACGTCGGGGTCGTCGACCGGAGCCACCGCGGGGTCGTCGCGGTGCCGGGGGTCGACCGGCTGAGCTGGCTGCACAGCCTCACGTCGCAGCACGTGTCGGCGCTACCGGCGTGGAGCGGCACCGAGGCGCTGATCCTGTCGCCGCACGGCCACGTCGAACACCATTTGCAGGTGGCCGACGACGGCGAGACCACCTGGCTGGACGTCGAGCCGGGAACGGCCGACGACCTGACCACCTACCTGCAGAAGATGGTCTTCATGATGCGGGTCGAGCCGGCCGACGTGTCGGCCGAGTGGGCGGTGTTGTCGGTGGTGGGCCCGAACGCTTCGGCGGCGGTCGGCCGGCTGGGCGTCGACCTGCCCGCGGAGCCGTACGGGGTGGCCGCGCTGCCCGACGGCGGGCTGGTGCGCCGGACGTCGTTCCCGGGCGCGGACCTGCTCGTTCCCCGGGCCGCGCTGGACGCGACCGTCGACCGGCTGAACGCTCCGCTGGCCGGCGTGTGGGCGTACGAGGCGCTCCGGGTCGCCGATCGGCGTCCGCGGCTGGGGTTCGAGACCGATCACCGGACGATCGTCCAGGAGCCGGAGTGGGTCCCGACCGCCGTGCACCTGGAGAAGGGCTGCTACCGCGGCCAGGAGACGGTGGCCCGGGTCCACAACCTCGGGCGTCCGCCGCGCCGGATGGTGCTGCTGCACCTCGACGGCGTCAGCGACGAGCTGCCCGCCCAGGGCACGCCGATCACGCTGGGCGACCGTCCGGTCGGCTTCGTCGGCACCGCGGTGCGTCACTTCGAGTTCGGTAACATCGCGCTGGGCCTGATCAAGCGTTCGACCGCCGACGACGCCGACCTGCGCATCGGCGAGACCCGCGCAGCGATCGACTGA
- the sigJ gene encoding RNA polymerase sigma factor SigJ — translation MDDFTPHREHLVRVAYRMLGSLAEAEDAVQEAWLRWQRADRSDIVDPRAWLTRVTGRICLDVLRSARVTREAYVGPWLPEPLVERLPSGPDPAEVAALDDSVRIALLTLLERLTPEQRVAFVLHDVFGIPFSGIASILDLKVDTARQLASRARRLLHDSPPPPLKPLPQQQATIDAFFAACQGGDLAELTALLAPDVEFVSDGGGVVRAALRPIVGPDKVARFLVGIFRNRGHWITPEPVLANGQYGFLLRFRPDAAGDPAFEQWADGRAVMGVVVPDLSPDGRISRFSFVVNPEKLRHLEPVDG, via the coding sequence ATGGACGACTTCACTCCGCACCGGGAGCACCTCGTGCGGGTCGCGTACCGCATGCTCGGGAGCCTCGCCGAGGCCGAGGACGCGGTCCAGGAGGCCTGGCTGCGCTGGCAGCGCGCGGATCGCTCGGACATCGTCGATCCGCGCGCCTGGCTGACCCGGGTCACCGGCCGGATCTGCCTGGACGTGCTGCGCTCGGCCCGGGTCACCCGCGAGGCCTACGTGGGGCCGTGGCTGCCGGAGCCGCTGGTCGAGCGGCTGCCGTCGGGGCCCGACCCGGCCGAGGTCGCCGCGCTCGACGACTCGGTGCGGATCGCCCTGCTCACGCTGCTGGAACGGCTGACGCCCGAGCAGCGGGTCGCGTTCGTCCTGCACGACGTGTTCGGGATCCCGTTCTCGGGAATCGCCTCGATCCTGGACTTGAAGGTCGACACGGCCCGGCAGTTGGCGTCGCGGGCCCGGCGGCTGCTGCACGACAGCCCTCCCCCGCCGCTCAAGCCACTGCCTCAGCAGCAGGCCACGATCGACGCGTTCTTCGCCGCCTGCCAGGGCGGCGACCTCGCTGAGCTGACCGCGCTGCTGGCGCCGGACGTCGAGTTCGTCTCGGACGGCGGTGGGGTGGTGCGGGCGGCGCTCCGGCCGATCGTCGGGCCGGACAAGGTCGCGCGGTTCCTCGTCGGGATCTTCCGCAACCGGGGCCACTGGATCACGCCGGAACCCGTGCTGGCCAACGGCCAGTACGGGTTCCTGCTGCGCTTCCGGCCGGACGCGGCCGGCGATCCGGCGTTCGAGCAGTGGGCCGACGGGCGTGCGGTGATGGGCGTGGTCGTGCCCGACCTCTCGCCCGACGGCCGGATCTCGCGCTTCTCGTTCGTCGTCAACCCGGAGAAGCTGAGGCATCTCGAGCCTGTGGACGGGTAG
- a CDS encoding ATP-dependent DNA helicase encodes MPPVATVTEATDAVDLRHTDELLAAAIGAVPEGMDRPGQRRMAHAVTEAVHTGEHLLVQAGTGTGKSLAYLVPALATGKRVVVTTATLALQAQLVNHDLPRLVEAVAPVLGRTPTFALLKGRHHYACLARLEGSDVAEDDGLFETDTQWLGAAGKLTQQVNRVREWAAETDTGDRADLDPGVDDTAWRAVSMPARECVGAARCPFGEDCYAEAARAKARQADIVVTNHSLLAVDLLSGRHIVPEHALLVVDEAHELTDRVTSAAQAELTAELISRAARRLRAFVDDKLRDDLEGAADLLERTLDGARPGRLERLPEPLYDALFLLDENARNALDALGGEVKPDEADAVRRNQAKQGLTGIVDTTQRLLAQANHDVAWVAREDRRPPTLHVAPLSVSAALGSGLFRDRVVVAASATLALGGRFDTVARSLGLDVEFGRTPDTSDVRPVEPPESDDDDAEPVKRWRALDVGSPFDYPKQGILYVASKLPRPGMSGLSEGAQRELVELVEAAGGRTLGLFSSRKAATAAAEALRAATDLPVLLQGDDSIHLLVKRFREEPETCLLGVASLWQGVDVPGNACQLVVIDRLPFPRPDEPLTAARSKAVDDGGGSGFMAVSVPAAAIRLAQGAGRLIRAAGDRGVVAVLDSRLHSARYGEFIRRTLPPFWYTTSGDVARGALKRLGGAG; translated from the coding sequence TTGCCGCCCGTGGCCACCGTGACCGAAGCGACCGACGCGGTTGATCTGCGACACACCGACGAACTCCTGGCCGCCGCCATCGGTGCGGTTCCGGAGGGGATGGATCGCCCTGGTCAGCGGCGGATGGCGCACGCGGTCACCGAGGCGGTCCACACCGGCGAGCACCTGCTGGTGCAGGCCGGTACCGGCACCGGCAAGTCGCTGGCCTACCTCGTCCCGGCGCTGGCCACCGGCAAGCGGGTCGTCGTCACCACCGCGACGCTCGCGCTGCAGGCCCAGCTGGTGAACCACGACCTGCCTCGCCTGGTCGAGGCGGTGGCCCCGGTGCTCGGTCGCACGCCGACGTTCGCGTTGCTCAAGGGCCGCCATCACTACGCCTGCCTGGCCCGGCTGGAGGGCAGCGACGTCGCCGAGGACGACGGCCTGTTCGAGACCGACACCCAGTGGCTCGGCGCCGCCGGCAAGCTGACCCAGCAGGTCAACCGGGTCCGCGAGTGGGCGGCCGAGACCGACACCGGTGATCGCGCCGATCTCGACCCGGGTGTGGACGACACGGCCTGGCGGGCGGTCAGCATGCCGGCCCGGGAGTGCGTCGGGGCGGCCCGGTGCCCGTTCGGCGAAGACTGTTACGCCGAGGCGGCCCGGGCCAAGGCACGCCAGGCCGACATCGTCGTCACGAACCACAGCCTGCTCGCCGTCGACCTGCTGTCCGGGCGGCACATCGTCCCCGAGCACGCGCTGCTGGTCGTCGACGAGGCGCACGAGCTCACCGACCGCGTCACCAGCGCGGCCCAGGCCGAGCTGACCGCCGAGCTGATCAGCCGGGCCGCCCGCCGCCTGCGGGCGTTCGTCGACGACAAGCTGCGCGACGACCTCGAGGGCGCGGCCGACCTGCTGGAGCGCACGCTCGACGGCGCCCGCCCGGGCCGGCTGGAACGGCTGCCCGAGCCGCTCTACGACGCGCTGTTCCTGCTCGACGAGAACGCCCGGAACGCGCTCGACGCGCTCGGTGGCGAGGTCAAGCCCGACGAGGCCGACGCGGTCCGGCGCAACCAGGCCAAGCAGGGCCTGACCGGCATCGTCGACACCACCCAGCGCCTGCTCGCGCAGGCGAATCACGACGTCGCCTGGGTGGCTCGGGAAGATCGTCGGCCGCCGACGCTGCACGTCGCCCCGCTGTCGGTGTCGGCCGCGCTGGGCAGCGGGTTGTTCCGCGACCGGGTCGTGGTGGCCGCGTCCGCGACGCTCGCGCTCGGCGGCCGGTTCGACACGGTGGCCCGCTCACTCGGGCTCGACGTCGAGTTCGGCCGTACTCCCGACACTTCGGACGTTCGTCCGGTCGAGCCTCCCGAGTCCGATGACGACGACGCCGAGCCGGTCAAGCGGTGGCGCGCCCTGGACGTGGGGTCGCCGTTCGACTACCCGAAGCAGGGGATTCTCTACGTGGCCTCGAAGCTGCCCAGGCCGGGCATGTCGGGGTTGTCGGAGGGGGCGCAGCGGGAGCTCGTCGAGCTGGTCGAGGCGGCCGGCGGCCGCACGCTGGGCCTGTTCTCTTCGCGCAAGGCCGCGACGGCAGCCGCCGAAGCGCTCCGGGCCGCCACCGACCTGCCGGTGCTGCTACAGGGCGACGATTCCATTCACCTGCTGGTCAAGCGGTTCCGCGAGGAGCCGGAGACGTGCCTGCTGGGGGTGGCGTCGCTCTGGCAGGGCGTGGATGTGCCGGGGAACGCGTGCCAGCTTGTGGTGATCGATCGCCTGCCGTTCCCGCGGCCGGACGAGCCGCTGACCGCGGCGAGGTCGAAGGCCGTGGACGACGGAGGCGGGTCGGGGTTCATGGCCGTGTCGGTGCCGGCGGCGGCGATCCGGCTGGCCCAGGGTGCGGGCCGGTTGATCCGAGCGGCGGGCGACAGGGGGGTGGTGGCGGTGTTGGATTCGCGCCTGCACAGCGCGAGGTACGGAGAGTTCATCCGACGGACCCTCCCGCCGTTCTGGTACACGACGTCGGGCGACGTAGCGAGGGGCGCTTTGAAGCGCTTGGGCGGAGCGGGGTAG
- a CDS encoding AI-2E family transporter → MSWLLRVRAEARERLASARETSSVPSVAPVSPTPDVVVVPGDEPANESVPVALRVGAAWAWRLVIVAVVLYGLFWMISLLRVVVIPIVVALLLAALLEPAAGWLRKRGAPRALAAATILVFGLLLVFGTLALVVQAFINGLADLTDQVSQALNEGRDWLLSGPLHVSQDQIDQYVNKAQTWLSDNQSSLTSGALSTATTLGEVVTGFFLVLFSTFFFLKDGSQIWRFLTRLLPRPARPAVRQAGHYAWHTLTSYVRATVFVAFVDAVGIGIGLAVLKVPLTLPLAALVFLGAFIPVIGATLSGAVAVAVALVTQGPISALIILAVVIAVQQLEGHVLQPLIMGRAVALHPLSVILAIAIGITVAGIVGGLVAVPLLAVTNTAVRYLVLRPDGGPAPGGEDAPPGTVPHDDDKAAVEEARTDAAEAAKNAGVPGADAAGSPAPAAAAGPGEPPATAP, encoded by the coding sequence GTGAGCTGGCTGTTGCGGGTACGCGCCGAGGCGCGGGAGAGGCTCGCCTCGGCGCGCGAGACGTCGTCAGTGCCTTCAGTGGCGCCGGTATCGCCCACGCCGGACGTGGTCGTCGTGCCGGGCGACGAGCCGGCGAACGAGAGCGTGCCGGTGGCGCTGCGCGTCGGGGCGGCCTGGGCCTGGCGGCTGGTGATCGTCGCGGTCGTGCTGTACGGGCTGTTCTGGATGATCTCGCTGCTGCGTGTCGTCGTCATCCCGATCGTCGTCGCGCTGCTGCTGGCCGCGCTGCTCGAGCCGGCCGCCGGCTGGCTGCGCAAACGCGGTGCGCCCCGGGCGCTGGCCGCGGCCACGATCCTGGTGTTCGGCCTGCTGCTGGTGTTCGGCACGCTCGCCCTGGTGGTGCAGGCGTTCATCAACGGTCTCGCCGACCTCACCGATCAGGTCAGCCAGGCGCTCAACGAGGGACGCGACTGGCTGCTGTCGGGGCCCCTGCACGTCTCGCAGGACCAGATCGACCAGTACGTGAACAAGGCGCAGACCTGGTTGTCGGACAACCAGTCGTCGCTGACGTCCGGCGCGTTGTCGACGGCCACGACGCTCGGCGAGGTCGTCACCGGCTTCTTCCTGGTCCTGTTCTCGACGTTCTTCTTCCTGAAGGACGGCAGCCAGATCTGGCGCTTCCTCACCCGCCTGCTCCCGCGCCCGGCCCGGCCCGCCGTCCGGCAGGCCGGTCACTACGCCTGGCACACGCTGACGTCCTACGTGCGGGCGACGGTGTTCGTGGCCTTCGTCGACGCGGTGGGCATCGGAATCGGTCTGGCCGTGCTCAAGGTGCCGCTGACGTTGCCGCTGGCCGCGCTGGTCTTCCTGGGAGCGTTCATCCCGGTGATCGGTGCGACGCTCTCCGGCGCCGTAGCGGTGGCGGTGGCGCTGGTGACGCAGGGCCCGATCTCGGCGCTGATCATTCTCGCGGTCGTGATCGCGGTGCAGCAGCTCGAGGGGCACGTGCTGCAGCCGCTGATCATGGGCCGGGCGGTCGCGCTGCACCCGTTGTCGGTGATCCTGGCGATCGCGATCGGCATCACCGTGGCGGGGATCGTCGGAGGGTTGGTGGCGGTTCCGCTGTTGGCGGTGACCAATACGGCGGTGCGGTATCTGGTGCTGCGGCCGGATGGTGGGCCGGCGCCGGGTGGGGAGGACGCTCCTCCTGGGACGGTGCCGCATGATGACGACAAGGCGGCGGTCGAGGAGGCGCGGACCGACGCGGCCGAGGCGGCGAAGAACGCGGGGGTTCCGGGGGCAGATGCGGCAGGGTCACCTGCGCCGGCCGCGGCGGCGGGTCCTGGGGAGCCCCCGGCCACCGCTCCTTAG